The following DNA comes from Anopheles arabiensis isolate DONGOLA chromosome 3, AaraD3, whole genome shotgun sequence.
CGATCCCATCAAGCTGCCAAACTTCACGTGGAAGTACGTATTGCCCGAGCTCCAGAAGTTTAGCTCGGTGTAGCTGTAGCTCTGCAGCACCTCCTTTGTGTGTGGATCGATCAGATGAAAACCGGTGCGATTGATCGCTATCAGCAGCATCGCTGGTAGGTTCTGATCAGTCGCTTGGTTTACCACGAAGAACGTTGAGCCGAACATTGGGAATTGCTGCATGATCTTCAAGAAGGCTAGCTTCGCCTCGCTCACGGTGATTCCCTTGACGGAGTCAATCTTCGCACCGATATCACGCTTCCAGTGATCTACCTTCTGCAGCCGTTCCGCATCCTTCGCTATCAGTATGGGCAGGAAGTCGTGGAAGCTCTTGCTTAGCAATGCCAGATCGGACACTTCATACTGTGCCCAGAAGATGTACGCTGCCAGATCCACCACCTGCTCCTTGGTGAGTTGATAGTAGCCTTGCAGCACCTTCGGCACCTCCTGGTGGAAGTGGAATATCTCGTCCGCATTGCGATCACGCCCCGGCACTACGGCGAGCCACAGTTTCTTCATGAAGAACAGCTGATACTCACACTGGATGCGGTTGTCGTTGGTGCGCGATGGATGGGTCTCGCGCAACCACTCCAACAGTTCGTAGatgaaatcaaacacaaagTAATCCTCCGGCACGGACAGTACCTTGTCCATCACCTTGATGAACAGACTGAACCCTTCGCAGGACTTTAGCTCTAACCGGCGGGTAATAGTCTGTATCAAATCCTTCGTCTTGGTGCACGACTCGATCTGGAACGCTTCGTCCGTATCGTCCGGGAAGTAAACCTTGTGGTAGATCTCCACCGTACGGTAGCGTATCGCTTCCACCTCGACGATGTACGGCGGATACTTCCGGGCGCCCAGCTTGATCGTTTTCTGCAACCGCTGCAAACAATCGATCGCGATCGGATGCTTGCGGGTGCGCAGGAACAGAAACAGTTCCTTCTGGAGCGGTTGGCTCGGGAGCATTACACCCGTCGCAAGCCACAGCAGATCCCAGCCACGTTCTTCACTGATTTGGATCTTGTTTTCGGTCAGCTGGCGCATCATTTGACAGTAAACTTCATCGCGAAGCAAGTCGTCAGACATTGCCGGGTTGAATATTTTGGCGACATCGATCGGTTCGCGGCTTTTTGGCAAGTCGCCCATGTACTAGAGGAAGAAGTTGGAAGGACAAATCAATAAGTGTCTTAAAGTAAAGACATCTTAACGCACTTACCTTCAAAATCAGGGTGAAAATCATAACAGCAGTATCGCACTTGGCACGATCGTTTTGAAGACGTTCAATCAGTGGCGCCTTCATTGGATCCCTCGTGTGCTTCCAGAGCTCTTCAACTGTCGTCCTGCGCACACTAGTGATGCTTGTTGAAGAGGACACAATCCTAGGAAAAGGAGAGCAAATAGATgaaaaattcttcaaaataaatataaatcttCTAAACTCACGCAATCGGAGCTCGGAAGTGATTCGACGCGAACTGCTGCAAAGTGTGCATCTTCTTCCGCTGAATGGTGTTGTAAATAGGACCAGCATGTTTCTTGCTCTTTATCGCATTCTCTTTCTGTAAGGAGTAGCATATGTTAACAAAAACCCGACTACAATAGCCCACAATCAAACGTTACCTTGTAGAAGTTCAGCACAACACCCGAAGGAGGCAAAATCGTTGGTAGAATGTAGATCGATTCCGTTGGGAAGTAGCCCGACTTGCCATTGCTCTCCCCATACCCCCAAGTAGCCTCCTCAGCCATCAACGACTCACCGGTGAACCCTTGCCCGAGCGTTATCAGATCACCCTTCAGCAGCGTCAGCACCGTATCGTCTGTTGTGTCCGATTTGTACGACTGCACCACGATCGCATAGATGCTGCGCTTCTTCAACCCGTCCAGCAGGAAGTTCACCAACTCCGCCACTACCTTCGCGTCGAACGTTTTGAAGCTAAACTCCTCGCCCTGAATCGTCCCAATATACAATGTGCCTACTTCCGTCTCCCCATCTTCCTCACAGCTAATGTGCACCACCTCCGGATAGGACAGCTCCACAAGCACTTGCTCCTGTTCATCCACAAAGAATACCCCGGACCAGTTCACCGCAATGATCACGTTTGCCGCTGCTAGTGATGGACCACTGCACTGAACCGCCTCGAAGAAGCGCGAAAACATCATACCCCATGTGATCTTCGCAAACAGCACAATGTCCTCCTTGGCAACACCGCGCTGCAGGAACTCCTTCACACACCGACTCTTCTTGAACGCACTCTCAATCATCTGCATCCAGCGTGGAGTTGTCTCCGCTCTCAGTACACTTTTCGGCAGAAAATCCTTCAGTCTCTCCTGCAGTGTTTTCGTGCTCATCTCACTTCCATACTCTGCGTAGTACTGCAGCGCGGCAAGCATCGCCAAATCCTTGTCCGAATTGCTGACAAGCTCTCCCAAATTCAAGCCACGCACAATCTGCGCATATATCAGCTCCGTTGCAATGGGATCAAGGGCAGGATCGTGCCACGGGGCGAATAGTTCCTTGCGGAAGAAGATCTTCCAATCGGCCGCTCGCTCACTCTGCCCCTGCTCTTTCGCGTACTGCTCACAGTTGGAGATCGCGTCCATCAAGAACTCACGACCACTCTGCAGCGACAGTACCTTGTCCTGCATTGTGATGAAGATCGAAAAGCCGAAGCAATCTTTCAATCCCACCAGCTCGCTCACCTTCTCGCACAGCTCACCGGCCGTTGTGGCGGAGTCGGTCTCCAGCGTACGGTTGCTACCATCCATCAGGATCACACCGACATTGATCGGtcgtttcgttttagttgCTTGTAGCTCCAGCAGCGATGGAGGTTGTCGGCGTGTTCCATTCTTCAGGGTACGATCAAGCCGTAGCTCACAGTATGGGGCATACAACTCGGGACCGTCCCTTATGAACGATCGTAGATACTTCTCAAACCGTTCCGACGGTGGGAAACAACCCACACACAGGGAGAGCAAGATCCATCCCTTTGCATGCGAAGTGGCCGTTGGGTTGTTGGTAAGCTGCTTACAGATCTGGCAGTAAATCTCATCACGCAAGTTCTTGTTCAAAATGCCATGCCCAATGATAAAGTGCAGCTTGTCCAGATTGTTGCTGCGACTGTTCAGAAACTCCTGATAGTCCGTAATTTCCTCCGTGTTCTCCACGATCGACTTCAGCTCAGCGGGGATTTTCGACTTCTTCTTCAACGTCCGGTGGATCATCTTACGATCATGCTCGGACAGCGTTTCCTGGAATGCCTGGAAGTCCTTCGTCTTGGCAAAATTGCGCCCCAACGTGACGGTAACACGCTGCATCACAGGCTTCAGCTTGGAGTCGTCACTTTCATCTTCGTACTTTGCGTCCGCCATATCACCCATGAAGCGTAGAATCGTGATCCAAAGAGCCTTTTAGGGGGCAGGGAGAATACAAAACCAAATCAAAGTTAATTAATGACTCCACTTTCTTCTTCCCTAGTCTAGACCAATCCACAACGCGTGTCTCACCTGGGCGGATATCACATCGGCCGTGCTGTACAGATCGAGCAGGGAGGATTTAAGCTTGCGCTTGCTGAACTGATAAGACGCATTGTTCGCAAAGTAGGTGGCCGCAAATTTGGAAAAGTTGTAGTCGGATAAATCCTCCCGATAAGAAaccgtttgttgttgctgctgctgatccgTTCCTTCTGGCTGGTCAGCACCCTAGCACATGGACGCATAGGACGGACACAACAAGCGTATTAGTGTTTGTAGCTCAAGCCTGCCCGAGGTTGCGGCTTTACCAGTAGATCGAAGAAAAGAAACTATGTTATGTGCTATATACACGTGGAGtaagaaatgaaatggaaatggttGTGTTatctgatgatgatgtgtgttACAAGTGTGCATTGTGTCATCGATGTTAGTGAGCAAACTCAACGCGATTGTGTACTTCTATTCGaatttttggtgtgtgtatatatgtacAACTCTTTGACTCTATGCCTATataaatgtatgtatgtgttgcgtgtgtttgtttgtttatgatcTTATGCTATCTTTAATCTACAGAATTTACAACATGTCTTCAATTTTGAGCGTGCCGCTCAATACTTCCACGGAACGCGGAAACGTGCGTCGCGTGTGCGGAATTTCGCCACCATAAATGGTCGTCCGTGGTTGCAAAGCAAGGGGCTAACACGTCAATCTGATCAATCATAGTAATTGTGGACTTGGCCACCACGCTAAACTGACTATCTTGACGAGTGCGTGTAGGAGTTGTCATGTAAGCTAACGGCAGGGCTTACGCGCGATAAGAGGCGCGATATCGTTGCAGACCCTGGACGGATAGGCTATCCGTCAAACCGTCTGGGCAGCTCTCCGCCGGGGCAGTCGACGATCAATCGGCGCTTGTGACTGACGCGCTTCAGATTGGCGTCGTCTCACATACATTACAACCTGCACGACACGTCTTACTCATAATGAATCTCTTGAATCTTGAAACTGGAAACAGCTGAGCTCTTTTTTATGTATGTACATTCGAAAACAGGAACAAGGTGTATTGCTTTTAGCTGCTAATAATACTTGCTGTACTAGACGGATTTAATacattgtttgtgttgttcgaGACGAAGGTGTTTGTAATGCGATGGGAGATTAAGTGTGActgatttatttacaaaataacaTCTAATTGTCGTTGGTGCATTGCTGACTGTGTGTTTGAGCTGTGGGCGTGATTGTGCCGGGCTGTGCGAGGTTGTATGACCACTAACTGTTAGCCTATTTCGAGTGAAGGGATCTACAacaatgtgtgtgagtgtgtgcgtgtgtgcttagGAGAGCTTGTTTGAATGCCGATTATGACCGATTATTCGATGTGGAGCCCCCGTTTCATAGCCTAGATGATTCGTAATAGTTAACCGGACGGGACAGAAGCTTCGTGGGGATGATCTTTTTGTTGCGACTCTTCTCTTCGAAATACTGGCGCATTTTGCTTACGGCTAGCGATGGTTTCCGCTTCGGTACCGGCTCGGGGCTCGTAGTACCTTCCAGAAACCCGAACACATCGTCCACGATCTTGTTGTCCTCCTCCACGTTAATGCTCGGCTGcggctgcaccaccaccataattggcggtgctggtggtggtggtggcggctcCGCCATCTCCTTGTTAAGCTCATCCACCCGCAGCCAGTAgttgtgttcggcgtcctcctGCCAGCGCGCATTGCCCGACTTGCGGAACTGTAGCTCCTCGGTGCGCTGCAGCGCAATGATTTCGTTCATGCGCCGCGCTCGGTAGGTGATACGATCGCGTAGATTGCGGCGCGTTAGATACCCACGGCACTGGGCTTGCAGTTGTACCATCGCTTCCCGCAGCCGTCCGAAAGCGTACGTTTGGGTGCGCGATTTGATGACCGATTGTAGTCGCCGGTAGCCGTTGCGCATGATCAAGTACTCCGCACGGTAGCCACGGGCTCGCCAGTGCTTCTGGATCGTGATCGCTGCCTGGCGGTAGCGGCGCAAATACCTCCAGAACAGTACCTTACGCAGGGCGCGCTGAATCAGCACCACGTAGTGTAGATACACACGCGATCGTTCCGATTCGAGCAGATAGTCGTGGCTTTCCTTCAGGAACACCTTCGTCATGCCGAACTGATAGTCGTCCGGTATAGGGACGAGCACCTTGGCGCAGATATCCTTCGCCGCCTGCACACAGTCCACCTTGTGGGCGGGACCAATGCCAGCCACGAGGTGACGATACCGCTGCACAAACTCACGGTACGTGTGTCGGACGGCGTATCCAGCCTTTCTTATCTTTGCCGTTTCCATCATGCCCGAGTAACGGAGCTGCCGTACACACAGAGCCTTATCGATGAtctaaacacacaacaaaaaaacgaaacataatCACACATTAGTAGAAGATATCGGGGCACAAGTTCCTGGAAAATCTGAAGCTGCCTCCTAAACCCCTTACCTTTGGCCTCTTTATATCGTTCGGCTTGATGCAGCGGATGAAGTACGGATGGCAGGAGGAAAGCGTACGCATCAGCGAGTCAAGCGAATTCCTGAACTGCAGCGACAGCGTAATCGACCGCTTGGTCGTGTCCAGCGAGTCATCCGTCCCGAACAGTGCCACCAGATAGTCGTTGGTGCTCTTCGTCACTAGCTCCTTCAGGTCGGCACTGAACGAGTCGCGATTTTTCTCCAGAAAGCCATCCACCCGGTAGAACACGACGCCCGCAAAGTGCTGTATGCCGAACGCTGCGTCCTTATCATACTTCGGTTTCACGTAGACCGATTTCGTGCCGTGCGTTGAGTGTAGCTTCGAGAGCATGGTCAGATCGGTGCCCTTCGGGAAGCGCGTCTCTTCGTCGATCAGCGACATAAGGTTGAGCGACTTCATGCCGATCATGTCCAGAATTTCCTGATTGTCGATAAAGTCGATCGTGGTCCAGTTGATGCCTTCCCGTGCGTACTCCGCTTGCTCCATCTGCAAGAGGAAGTTCAAGAGTGCGCTAGAGTCCTCTTAAAAGACCTCCCGCCCTATTCTCACCTTGAAGATGTGCTTCACGAAGAACTGCTGCAAGTTCTCGTTCGCATAGTTGATGCACAGCTGCTCGAAGCTGTTCACCTCGAACTGCTCGAACCCGAAGATGTCCAGCACACCGATCGACAGCTTACCCCTGCCCGACGGCTTGTAGATCGCCCGGTTGATCTTGTCCACGATCGTGATGAACAGCTTCCCGTAGATCGCCTTCACAAACGCATCCCTCGCCTCCAGTGCCTGATCCTTCGAAAGCTGCGACACGACCCGCTCGCCATGTGCCAGGATCGTCCGGCGCGTCAGCGCACTCAGCAGCTGCGCCTTGGACACACCGAGCAGCACCGCCACTCGGCCCACATTCACCGTATCACTAATCTCCACCGCATCAATGTTTTGCACCACCGTCGCCTTATACTTCACGTTGCCCATGTGCAGGATGGCCGCCAGCAGGCGCAGTATCGACCGAATCTCCTCATCATCGAACGCCAGCACCTTCATCGCCGACCGTACATCCGCAAACTCTTTCGCATCGTTCCGGCCCTCACAAAGCAACGTCTGCCCACTGGTAAGATAAGCGTACGCCTTCGGCGCATCCTCCAAATCGAGCGCCTTCCGTTCATCCTTCGACAGCCCCGCCAGCATCGAGTAAAAGATGTGATAGTTCCGCTCGCCCCTATTCTGCCGCACAATGCGTGACTTCTCCAACAGGTACTGCTCAATCCGAGCCCCCCCAATCACGCCCTCCGCCGTAAAGTGCACATCGATGTACTTGCCGAACCGGGACGAATTATCGTTGCGCATCGTTTTCGCATTCCCAAACGCTTCCAGGATCGGGTTCGACTCGATGATCTGCTGCTCGATCCACGAATGCTTCCCGCTCGTGGCGGCCAGATACTGCAGGATCAGCTTGGTGCTTTCCGTCTTCCCAGCGCCCGACTCACCGCTGATCACGATGCACTGATCGCGCTGCTCGCGCCTCATCTCCTGGTACGCACTGTCACCAATCGCGAAGATGTGCGGTGGCAACTCACCCAGCTTCCGGTCGCGATACAGATTGATCTCGGCGTAGGTGTAGATCGGCAGTATCTCGTACGGGTTTATCGCAACCAGCATGCTGCCCGTGTACGTCTACCGGGGTGgaggagcaaaacaaacaaacaaacaataaagcgGACCAAACGGACACACCAAAAACACTGATTGACCTACATAAATCTGCTTCTGCCGGTAGCGCACGATGAGATTACGCAGTATGGCGTACTCCTGGAGGTCGCCGAGCGTTATCATGTCGTGCACGGTCTTCTGTGACGTCACGTGCATCGGTTTGATTATCTGGGGCGATGGATGGGTTGTTGTGTGAGAATTGGTTGTGCTCAAAACAGGATAGCTTTGCTTACCTCGGCGTCCTTCACCCAGAACTCTTCCCCATCGTCGTTCGCCACCAGCGTGCGGCCCTCGTGCGTACGAAGCACGCGGCCCGCGTACGGCAGCTCGAACTCATGCTTCTGCTTGGGCTGAATCCAGACCCATTCGCCCTGCAAGATAAAGAGACGATTAAACGTTAGATTGGTAATTGGTAAACAATAACAGACTCTTTATTTTAGGGGTAAGACAATAAACTCCCAAGGAAGGATTTATCTAATCGGCTTCCGATGGGGGTCGGAAGATCCGGGTTCACTCGATCAAGTTCGATCAGCTGCGTGTGCTAGTTtagagtaaaataaattagcTTTCTTTAGTTAATTCAAGGTCTGATGTTATTCCATACAAACACCGCGGGGTAGGCTGATTACGGAACAGATACTTCtggagcttttgttttatgctACCAACACACTCCCTTGCTCCACTCCGCCTTAATCCTTATCGAAACAGACAAGATTAACCGATGGGATCGGTGGTTTACCAGCTAAAACTGGACTTAAATTTCACTCAAATTACAgtcgttttttttcaactCCATTGTCACCTCCCCTCGAAAAACGGTTCGATAAGACCACCACGGCACGATAGCCACACCACATGCCCACACCACAAAGTCAACACCCGTGGAGTGAAATCGATTCTTCCACGTTCCATTTCATAACATAATTAGAGAAGGACACGTTCGCCCATGCCAATCAACTCATAATAGACCCATGTTTCTCTTCCTATCAAAGGCGATGCACTTCAAGTACCATATCGCGCCGCATGCTCTCCCTGCAAAGTTGGGACGCACCACTGTCTCCACGCACAATCAACCCAACGGTTCACTTATCAACGATCAACGAGGTAACACACTATCACAAGGGACGAGGTAACGCCGAGGGGGCACCTGTATCGCGGCTAGTCATCAGCGATACTGACGGACCCGCATCCACCCGCAACCGCCAGCTAGACGGAAGTGCGCTCGACAGGCTCGACACGTTGCGCCGCGATGGCGCACAGACCGTTCGTCTTATCCTTGATTTGTCGGCCCGCTCGTGCACGCGTTATCAATGACTAAGCTCCGGTGGAATGTAACACCTTACACAGCTGGCATCACACACAAGAGTGGGGAAGGTGggtatgtgggtgtgtgtgtgtggggaaatGGAACTCAATACTTACAAGCTCCTCTTTAGTATCCATCGTGACAAAGTCGTTTTGTGGTGCTGTTGCTATTCCTTCTCAACTCTACTTCTCAACACACACTTCCTGAATTCGTCATCGAatcgtaaaacaaaatgacgaGAAAGTTGCAACGTCACCAGTATGCGTGTTGTGCTTCTTCCTACTGCTTCTTACGCGATCTATTCGTATCAGCACTAATTGCACGGTGtaataaaattgtaagtaCGTCAATCTACATCCGGATCCGGACactttttaacgattttttaCGAAATTCTTCACAAATTCACTACGCTGCCAACGAATCAACGCGTTTGCACAGAGGGAAGAAAAGGTAACGAGCAACTGCCTATCACCTTCTACCGCCGGTACCTAATGCACTGGCTTCGATTCAATCAATCGCCTGTGACTGTACCAGAGACTGGGCTGAGATTCGCACGATATCTCACCACTAGGCTGTGCCCCCACCCTCGCCCCCCCTCCTCGCCGCGTTATCAATTATTGAGGGTGTTATCTTTCCAATGAAAGGTGATAAGTAATTTCCCTCCCGTGCGGCCAAACACACTGGACGAGATACACTGTGTGGCAAAGTGACATAAACATTGAACGGTGACATTAAATTTATTGAATCGCATGTGAAATAATTTTTTAGaagcatttttggaaaaaatgtaaaaacacGTGCCATGTTTGCAATGCAAAATTGCGCCAAATTGTTCGATCCGGAAGCTGCTCGAATCCGTTACTGCTCGACTTGCTGTCA
Coding sequences within:
- the LOC120900572 gene encoding unconventional myosin-VIIa-like isoform X3 translates to MDTKEELGEWVWIQPKQKHEFELPYAGRVLRTHEGRTLVANDDGEEFWVKDAEIIKPMHVTSQKTVHDMITLGDLQEYAILRNLIVRYRQKQIYTYTGSMLVAINPYEILPIYTYAEINLYRDRKLGELPPHIFAIGDSAYQEMRREQRDQCIVISGESGAGKTESTKLILQYLAATSGKHSWIEQQIIESNPILEAFGNAKTMRNDNSSRFGKYIDVHFTAEGVIGGARIEQYLLEKSRIVRQNRGERNYHIFYSMLAGLSKDERKALDLEDAPKAYAYLTSGQTLLCEGRNDAKEFADVRSAMKVLAFDDEEIRSILRLLAAILHMGNVKYKATVVQNIDAVEISDTVNVGRVAVLLGVSKAQLLSALTRRTILAHGERVVSQLSKDQALEARDAFVKAIYGKLFITIVDKINRAIYKPSGRGKLSIGVLDIFGFEQFEVNSFEQLCINYANENLQQFFVKHIFKMEQAEYAREGINWTTIDFIDNQEILDMIGMKSLNLMSLIDEETRFPKGTDLTMLSKLHSTHGTKSVYVKPKYDKDAAFGIQHFAGVVFYRVDGFLEKNRDSFSADLKELVTKSTNDYLVALFGTDDSLDTTKRSITLSLQFRNSLDSLMRTLSSCHPYFIRCIKPNDIKRPKIIDKALCVRQLRYSGMMETAKIRKAGYAVRHTYREFVQRYRHLVAGIGPAHKVDCVQAAKDICAKVLVPIPDDYQFGMTKVFLKESHDYLLESERSRVYLHYVVLIQRALRKVLFWRYLRRYRQAAITIQKHWRARGYRAEYLIMRNGYRRLQSVIKSRTQTYAFGRLREAMVQLQAQCRGYLTRRNLRDRITYRARRMNEIIALQRTEELQFRKSGNARWQEDAEHNYWLRVDELNKEMAEPPPPPPAPPIMVVVQPQPSINVEEDNKIVDDVFGFLEGTTSPEPVPKRKPSLAVSKMRQYFEEKSRNKKIIPTKLLSRPVNYYESSRL
- the LOC120900572 gene encoding myosin-VIIa-like isoform X1 yields the protein MDTKEELGEWVWIQPKQKHEFELPYAGRVLRTHEGRTLVANDDGEEFWVKDAEIIKPMHVTSQKTVHDMITLGDLQEYAILRNLIVRYRQKQIYTYTGSMLVAINPYEILPIYTYAEINLYRDRKLGELPPHIFAIGDSAYQEMRREQRDQCIVISGESGAGKTESTKLILQYLAATSGKHSWIEQQIIESNPILEAFGNAKTMRNDNSSRFGKYIDVHFTAEGVIGGARIEQYLLEKSRIVRQNRGERNYHIFYSMLAGLSKDERKALDLEDAPKAYAYLTSGQTLLCEGRNDAKEFADVRSAMKVLAFDDEEIRSILRLLAAILHMGNVKYKATVVQNIDAVEISDTVNVGRVAVLLGVSKAQLLSALTRRTILAHGERVVSQLSKDQALEARDAFVKAIYGKLFITIVDKINRAIYKPSGRGKLSIGVLDIFGFEQFEVNSFEQLCINYANENLQQFFVKHIFKMEQAEYAREGINWTTIDFIDNQEILDMIGMKSLNLMSLIDEETRFPKGTDLTMLSKLHSTHGTKSVYVKPKYDKDAAFGIQHFAGVVFYRVDGFLEKNRDSFSADLKELVTKSTNDYLVALFGTDDSLDTTKRSITLSLQFRNSLDSLMRTLSSCHPYFIRCIKPNDIKRPKIIDKALCVRQLRYSGMMETAKIRKAGYAVRHTYREFVQRYRHLVAGIGPAHKVDCVQAAKDICAKVLVPIPDDYQFGMTKVFLKESHDYLLESERSRVYLHYVVLIQRALRKVLFWRYLRRYRQAAITIQKHWRARGYRAEYLIMRNGYRRLQSVIKSRTQTYAFGRLREAMVQLQAQCRGYLTRRNLRDRITYRARRMNEIIALQRTEELQFRKSGNARWQEDAEHNYWLRVDELNKEMAEPPPPPPAPPIMVVVQPQPSINVEEDNKIVDDVFGFLEGTTSPEPVPKRKPSLAGADQPEGTDQQQQQQTVSYREDLSDYNFSKFAATYFANNASYQFSKRKLKSSLLDLYSTADVISAQALWITILRFMGDMADAKYEDESDDSKLKPVMQRVTVTLGRNFAKTKDFQAFQETLSEHDRKMIHRTLKKKSKIPAELKSIVENTEEITDYQEFLNSRSNNLDKLHFIIGHGILNKNLRDEIYCQICKQLTNNPTATSHAKGWILLSLCVGCFPPSERFEKYLRSFIRDGPELYAPYCELRLDRTLKNGTRRQPPSLLELQATKTKRPINVGVILMDGSNRTLETDSATTAGELCEKVSELVGLKDCFGFSIFITMQDKVLSLQSGREFLMDAISNCEQYAKEQGQSERAADWKIFFRKELFAPWHDPALDPIATELIYAQIVRGLNLGELVSNSDKDLAMLAALQYYAEYGSEMSTKTLQERLKDFLPKSVLRAETTPRWMQMIESAFKKSRCVKEFLQRGVAKEDIVLFAKITWGMMFSRFFEAVQCSGPSLAAANVIIAVNWSGVFFVDEQEQVLVELSYPEVVHISCEEDGETEVGTLYIGTIQGEEFSFKTFDAKVVAELVNFLLDGLKKRSIYAIVVQSYKSDTTDDTVLTLLKGDLITLGQGFTGESLMAEEATWGYGESNGKSGYFPTESIYILPTILPPSGVVLNFYKKENAIKSKKHAGPIYNTIQRKKMHTLQQFASNHFRAPIAIVSSSTSITSVRRTTVEELWKHTRDPMKAPLIERLQNDRAKCDTAVMIFTLILKYMGDLPKSREPIDVAKIFNPAMSDDLLRDEVYCQMMRQLTENKIQISEERGWDLLWLATGVMLPSQPLQKELFLFLRTRKHPIAIDCLQRLQKTIKLGARKYPPYIVEVEAIRYRTVEIYHKVYFPDDTDEAFQIESCTKTKDLIQTITRRLELKSCEGFSLFIKVMDKVLSVPEDYFVFDFIYELLEWLRETHPSRTNDNRIQCEYQLFFMKKLWLAVVPGRDRNADEIFHFHQEVPKVLQGYYQLTKEQVVDLAAYIFWAQYEVSDLALLSKSFHDFLPILIAKDAERLQKVDHWKRDIGAKIDSVKGITVSEAKLAFLKIMQQFPMFGSTFFVVNQATDQNLPAMLLIAINRTGFHLIDPHTKEVLQSYSYTELNFWSSGNTYFHVKFGSLMGSTKLLLETKQGYKMDELLASYIRHFKAQAQRN
- the LOC120900572 gene encoding myosin-VIIa-like isoform X2, giving the protein MRRDMGEWVWIQPKQKHEFELPYAGRVLRTHEGRTLVANDDGEEFWVKDAEIIKPMHVTSQKTVHDMITLGDLQEYAILRNLIVRYRQKQIYTYTGSMLVAINPYEILPIYTYAEINLYRDRKLGELPPHIFAIGDSAYQEMRREQRDQCIVISGESGAGKTESTKLILQYLAATSGKHSWIEQQIIESNPILEAFGNAKTMRNDNSSRFGKYIDVHFTAEGVIGGARIEQYLLEKSRIVRQNRGERNYHIFYSMLAGLSKDERKALDLEDAPKAYAYLTSGQTLLCEGRNDAKEFADVRSAMKVLAFDDEEIRSILRLLAAILHMGNVKYKATVVQNIDAVEISDTVNVGRVAVLLGVSKAQLLSALTRRTILAHGERVVSQLSKDQALEARDAFVKAIYGKLFITIVDKINRAIYKPSGRGKLSIGVLDIFGFEQFEVNSFEQLCINYANENLQQFFVKHIFKMEQAEYAREGINWTTIDFIDNQEILDMIGMKSLNLMSLIDEETRFPKGTDLTMLSKLHSTHGTKSVYVKPKYDKDAAFGIQHFAGVVFYRVDGFLEKNRDSFSADLKELVTKSTNDYLVALFGTDDSLDTTKRSITLSLQFRNSLDSLMRTLSSCHPYFIRCIKPNDIKRPKIIDKALCVRQLRYSGMMETAKIRKAGYAVRHTYREFVQRYRHLVAGIGPAHKVDCVQAAKDICAKVLVPIPDDYQFGMTKVFLKESHDYLLESERSRVYLHYVVLIQRALRKVLFWRYLRRYRQAAITIQKHWRARGYRAEYLIMRNGYRRLQSVIKSRTQTYAFGRLREAMVQLQAQCRGYLTRRNLRDRITYRARRMNEIIALQRTEELQFRKSGNARWQEDAEHNYWLRVDELNKEMAEPPPPPPAPPIMVVVQPQPSINVEEDNKIVDDVFGFLEGTTSPEPVPKRKPSLAGADQPEGTDQQQQQQTVSYREDLSDYNFSKFAATYFANNASYQFSKRKLKSSLLDLYSTADVISAQALWITILRFMGDMADAKYEDESDDSKLKPVMQRVTVTLGRNFAKTKDFQAFQETLSEHDRKMIHRTLKKKSKIPAELKSIVENTEEITDYQEFLNSRSNNLDKLHFIIGHGILNKNLRDEIYCQICKQLTNNPTATSHAKGWILLSLCVGCFPPSERFEKYLRSFIRDGPELYAPYCELRLDRTLKNGTRRQPPSLLELQATKTKRPINVGVILMDGSNRTLETDSATTAGELCEKVSELVGLKDCFGFSIFITMQDKVLSLQSGREFLMDAISNCEQYAKEQGQSERAADWKIFFRKELFAPWHDPALDPIATELIYAQIVRGLNLGELVSNSDKDLAMLAALQYYAEYGSEMSTKTLQERLKDFLPKSVLRAETTPRWMQMIESAFKKSRCVKEFLQRGVAKEDIVLFAKITWGMMFSRFFEAVQCSGPSLAAANVIIAVNWSGVFFVDEQEQVLVELSYPEVVHISCEEDGETEVGTLYIGTIQGEEFSFKTFDAKVVAELVNFLLDGLKKRSIYAIVVQSYKSDTTDDTVLTLLKGDLITLGQGFTGESLMAEEATWGYGESNGKSGYFPTESIYILPTILPPSGVVLNFYKKENAIKSKKHAGPIYNTIQRKKMHTLQQFASNHFRAPIAIVSSSTSITSVRRTTVEELWKHTRDPMKAPLIERLQNDRAKCDTAVMIFTLILKYMGDLPKSREPIDVAKIFNPAMSDDLLRDEVYCQMMRQLTENKIQISEERGWDLLWLATGVMLPSQPLQKELFLFLRTRKHPIAIDCLQRLQKTIKLGARKYPPYIVEVEAIRYRTVEIYHKVYFPDDTDEAFQIESCTKTKDLIQTITRRLELKSCEGFSLFIKVMDKVLSVPEDYFVFDFIYELLEWLRETHPSRTNDNRIQCEYQLFFMKKLWLAVVPGRDRNADEIFHFHQEVPKVLQGYYQLTKEQVVDLAAYIFWAQYEVSDLALLSKSFHDFLPILIAKDAERLQKVDHWKRDIGAKIDSVKGITVSEAKLAFLKIMQQFPMFGSTFFVVNQATDQNLPAMLLIAINRTGFHLIDPHTKEVLQSYSYTELNFWSSGNTYFHVKFGSLMGSTKLLLETKQGYKMDELLASYIRHFKAQAQRN